One Primulina tabacum isolate GXHZ01 chromosome 10, ASM2559414v2, whole genome shotgun sequence DNA segment encodes these proteins:
- the LOC142505729 gene encoding senescence-specific cysteine protease SAG39-like produces MAISSALNIKSSVIVLMLAILGIFISQTTSRRVPTLSMLERHEQWMLEYGRVYENVEERAIRFKIFKDNVEFIERFNEGGDRPYKLGINAFADQTNEEFRTARNGLKTISSKKKSTQTTSFKYENVSVVPPSIDWRKKGAVTPVKDQGQCGSCWAFSAIAATEGINKLSTSKLISLSEQEIVDCDRTTNDQGCEGGYMEDAFEFITKNKGVASESTYPYSAADGTCNRNKEASHAAKISGFEKVPTNSEAALVKAVAHQPVSVSIDASGMSFQFYSSGVFTGDCGTNLDHGVTAVGYGKAEDGTKYWLVKNSWGTSWGMEGYIMMEKDISAKEGLCGIAMDSSYPTA; encoded by the exons ATGGCTATCTCATCAGCACTAAACATCAAATCTAGTGTCATTGTTCTTATGTTGGCAATCTTGGGAATTTTCATCTCTCAAACCACCTCGCGTCGAGTACCAACTTTGTCCATGTTAGAGAGACACGAGCAATGGATGCTAGAATACGGCAGGGTTTATGAAAATGTCGAAGAAAGGGCGATTCGCTTCAAGATATTCAAGGATAATGTCGAGTTCATCGAAAGGTTCAATGAAGGCGGAGATAGGCCTTACAAGCTTGGCATCAACGCATTTGCAGATCAAACGAATGAGGAGTTTAGGACTGCTAGGAATGGACTTAAGACCATTTCTTCGAAGAAGAAATCAACTCAAACTACTTCATTTAAGTATGAAAATGTGAGTGTTGTCCCACCTAGCATAGACTGGAGAAAGAAAGGAGCAGTTACACCAGTCAAGGATCAAGGCCAATGCG GAAGTTGCTGGGCATTTTCAGCAATAGCAGCAACAGAAGGGATCAACAAGCTCTCAACAAGCAAACTGATCTCACTGTCCGAGCAAGAAATAGTAGACTGCGACAGAACAACCAATGACCAAGGCTGTGAGGGCGGATACATGGAAGACGCCTTCGAGTTCATCACCAAGAACAAAGGGGTCGCCTCCGAATCCACGTACCCTTACTCAGCCGCAGATGGAACCTGCAACAGGAACAAAGAAGCATCCCACGCAGCCAAGATTTCGGGGTTCGAAAAGGTGCCCACAAACAGCGAGGCTGCTCTTGTTAAGGCCGTGGCACATCAGCCCGTGTCTGTGTCCATCGATGCCAGCGGAATGTCGTTCCAGTTTTATTCAAGCGGGGTGTTTACAGGGGACTGTGGGACCAATCTCGATCACGGCGTGACCGCGGTTGGATATGGAAAGGCCGAGGACGGTACTAAGTATTGGTTGGTCAAGAATTCTTGGGGTACTAGTTGGGGTATGGAGGGGTATATTATGATGGAGAAGGATATCAGTGCTAAAGAAGGGCTTTGTGGGATTGCCATGGATTCCTCATACCCGACTGCTTGA
- the LOC142505246 gene encoding calcium-dependent protein kinase 32-like: MGNCCAVPKTSDEEIVGKRAPNHFANRDGKHVPYGGYKSYVLTNPTGHNIENFYELGRELGRGEFGVTYLCTEKSTGEVFACKSISKKKLRTRVDIEDVKREVQIMKHLPKLPNVVSLKDTYEDDSAVNLVMELCEGGELFDRIVSRGHYTERAAAAVTRTIVEVIQNCHKHGVMHRDLKPENFLFANMKETAPLKVIDFGLSVIFKPGERFDEIVGSPFYMAPEVLKKDYGPEIDIWSAGVILYILLCGFPPFWAETEQGIAQAIVRSVVSFKRDPWPKVSDKAKDLVKKMLNPDPRKRLTPEEVLDHPWLQNAKSAPNVSLGETVRARLKQFSMMNKLKKRALRVIAEHLSVEEVAGIVEGFQLMDTDNKGKIGIDELRVGIHKLGHHIPDSDLQILMEAGDVDKDGYLNCGEFVAISVHLRKMGNDEHIHKAFEFFDTDKSGYIEMEELRDAFAEEAETEATSEEVIIAIMQDVDTDKDGRISYEEFAAMMKAGTDWRKASRQYSRERYNSLNLNLIKSGSIRM; this comes from the exons ATGGGAAATTGTTGTGCTGTCCCGAAAACTTCCGATGAGGAGATTGTGGGAAAGCGTGCGCCAAATCATTTCGCTAATCGTGATGGTAAACATGTGCCCTATGGTGGATACAAATCCTATGTATTAACCAATCCAACAGGGCATAACATTGAGAACTTTTACGAGCTGGGGCGTGAACTCGGTAGAGGTGAATTCGGGGTTACCTATTTATGCACTGAAAAATCTACCGGGGAAGTCTTTGCTTGTAAGTCGATATCGAAGAAGAAGCTGAGGACTAGAGTAGATATTGAGGATGTGAAGAGGGAGGTTCAGATCATGAAGCATTTGCCTAAGCTTCCAAATGTTGTGAGTTTGAAGGATACATATGAAGATGATAGTGCAGTGAACTTAGTTATGGAGTTGTGTGAGGGTGGTGAACTGTTTGACAGAATTGTTTCTAGAGGACATTATACTGAGAGAGCGGCTGCCGCGGTGACTCGAACTATTGTTGAAGTTATTCAG AATTGCCATAAGCACGGGGTCATGCATCGTGATCTTAAACCTGAAAACTTCTTGTTTGCAAATATGAAGGAAACAGCACCTTTAAAGGTCATTGATTTTGGGCTATCAGTTATCTTCAAGCCTG GCGAGAGATTTGATGAAATTGTGGGAAGTCCGTTTTATATGGCTCCAGAGGTGCTGAAGAAAGACTATGGTCCGGAAATAGACATTTGGAGTGCTGGCGTAATTCTCTATATCTTACTCTGTGGATTTCCACCGTTTTGGGCTG aaactgaacaaggcaTTGCCCAAGCAATTGTCCGTTCTGTTGTGAGCTTCAAAAGAGACCCCTGGCCTAAGGTTTCTGATAAAGCCAAAGACCTGGTAAAGAAAATGCTCAACCCTGACCCCAGGAAACGTCTTACACCCGAGGAAGTTCTAG ATCATCCTTGGTTGCAGAATGCAAAGAGTGCTCCAAATGTTTCTTTGGGTGAAACTGTTAGAGCTAGGCTGAAGCAGTTTTCAATGATGAATAAGCTCAAGAAAAGAGCTCTACGG GTGATTGCCGAGCATTTATCTGTGGAGGAAGTGGCAGGCATAGTCGAAGGATTCCAATTGATGGATACAGACAACAAAGGGAAGATTGGCATTGACGAGTTAAGAGTGGGGATACACAAGCTCGGTCATCACATCCCGGATAGCGATCTTCAAATTCTAATGGAAGCT GGTGATGTGGATAAAGATGGATATCTCAACTGTGGAGAGTTTGTTGCAATCTCTGTTCACTTAAGAAAGATGGGAAACGACGAACACATACACAAGGCTTTCGAGTTCTTTGATACTGACAAAAGTGGATATATAGAGATGGAAGAGCTAAGAGATGCCTTCGCCGAAGAGGCAGAGACAGAGGCGACCAGCGAAGAGGTCATTATTGCCATAATGCAAGACGTAGACACGGACAAG GATGGGCGTATAAGTTATGAGGAGTTTGCTGCGATGATGAAGGCAGGAACAGACTGGAGAAAGGCGTCGAGACAGTATTCAAGAGAGCGCTACAATAGTCTGAACTTGAACTTGATCAAGAGCGGATCAATACGAATGTGA
- the LOC142505589 gene encoding remorin 4.1-like, which translates to MSSNQRALVLSRTRDGDTLHAHEDDDDDDGDGDGSSPAIREIHALTTPPSSGARRRETWETGSHRSSPGSMASSEINFTSISREFNALVLAGSNIASENETGNLGRIGEEENLLEETNPLAIVPDTNPLQSPGGDGDRALAVSAAAGDGDYRINGGEVSVQNVKKEEVLSKISAWQNAKIAKINNRFKREDVVIKGWEGEQVQKATSWMKKEERKLEEKRAKALEKMQNDIAEAHRKAEERRASAEAKRGTKVARILEIANLMKAVGRLPAKRSCF; encoded by the exons ATGTCGAGCAATCAACGAGCCTTAGTCTTATCAAGAACTCGAGATGGTGATACACTTCATGCTCATGAAGATGACGATGATGATGATGGTGATGGTGATGGGTCGTCGCCTGCGATCAGAGAAATCCATGCCTTGACCACGCCTCCATCCTCGGGGGCCCGACGTCGGGAGACTTGGGAAACCGGCAGCCATAGATCATCTCCTGGTTCTATGGCTTCATCGGAGATTAATTTCACCTCCATCAGTAGAGAGTTCAATGCTTTAGTCTTGGCTGGTTCCAATATCGCTTCGGAGAATGAGACGGGGAACTTGGGGAGGATAGGAGAGGAGGAGAATTTGCTAGAGGAAACCAACCCTTTGGCGATTGTGCCGGATACTAATCCCCTGCAGTCTCCCGGAGGTGATGGGGATAGAGCGTTGGCAGTTTCTGCAGCTGCGGGTGATGGTGATTACCGTATCAATGGAGGTGAAGTGTCGGTGCAAAATGTGAAGAAAGAGGAGGTTTTGTCGAAGATTAGTGCGTGGCAAAATGCGAAGATAGCCAAGATTAATAATCGGTTTAAGCGGGAGGATGTTGTGATTAAAGGTTGGGAGGGGGAGCAAGTGCAGAAAGCTACTTCTTGGATGAAGAAAGAAGAG AGGAAACTAGAGGAGAAAAGGGCAAAGGCCCTGGAAAAGATGCAGAATGACATAGCAGAAGCCCACAGAAAAGCAGAGGAGAGGAGAGCTTCAGCTGAGGCCAAGAGAGGAACCAAAGTGGCCAGGATTCTTGAAATTGCCAATCTCATGAAAGCCGTCGGACGACTCCCAGCCAAGCGATCttgtttttaa